The stretch of DNA acaaactacagacagacagacagaccgacagacagacagactatagacagacacacagacagacaggcagacaggcagacagacagtttgCAACCAGTATCTCAACTGATCAAACAGCTAATTGTACTGTAAAGATTTTGGTGATTTCTTTtggcttttgttttcttttagaaACCTTACCCCTgtataaaattaaattattcTTTCTTTAGACAAAAGCAAGGTAAACAAACATGTACTGTAAGTCTGTTACACCCCATTGTATCTCTTTCTTAGAACCATGTGCCTTCCTCTGTTCCCTCAGGAGCATCCTCTGACCCAGCGCATCCCCCAGTGACCCCCAGGCCCCCATCTCACTCAGGAATATCATGGGAGCCCCCCCAGTTCACCTTtccccactcctcctcctctccttcctcctcctggcCCAGCCCTGCACCTCCATCACGCCCCAGGTTGTGGAGCGAGCGTCTGCCTCCGAGCAGCCTCAGTCCCTCGCTAACTCTACAGGGTCTGGCAAGCGGACATGCCCGGGCGTCGTGGTGTGTAGACCCGGTATCCTGCTGCCGGTCTGGTTGCCACTCAACCCTCCACTGGGGGAGCAGACAGGGAGGGCTCTTGTCTACTTCATCTGTCTCATGTACATCTTCATGGGCATATCCATCATCGCAGATCGCTTCATGGCATCCATAGAAGTCATCACCTCTCAGGTATTGTTGAACTTCACATTTGTAAGAAATCAAATGCAGCCAGGATTAAGTACAGTTTTGGTCTAAGTTCTTAATcagttttgtttctctctgttcaaGACTGGGAAAAAATTAGACACTGATGAAACAGAATGAATCGCTTATCCTCTGTGTCCTTTCAGAAATATCATATACCCCACATATTCCTAATTCTCCACATGTTGCATGCTCTCTTAAATGCAGCCAATAGGTTGTCGATATCAAATGCTCTAAGtaaaatttgaaattgattgCAATAACTGGAACTTGTGTGCATGGGTTCAGAAGGAACAGCATCTTTGACATTTTCACAAACTTGTGTCCTTGCAGGAGAAAGAGGTGACCATCACTAAACCCAACGGGGAAACAACAGTAACGACAGTAAGAGTCTGGAATGAGACTGTGTCCAACCTCACGCTCATGGCCCTGGGCTCCTCGGCGCCTGAGATCCTGCTCTCTGTTATTGAGGTACACAAGGCATTTCACATCCTTCTAACATACTGGTGTAGTGCCCGTTtggcctgtttggaacgggctgattcttttttttcccacaacTTTATTGTATAAATTCTCACAAACATGtgacacaaaatgcagttaTAAAACGCTTGGTTCCCAGTATTGCTTGGTACACCTTTCCTGTTTCAGGCTCCCAGACCGTGGTTGGGAAGCACGATACTATAAAGTAAAGTTAAGGGTGTTACCCCCGAAAGAGTATTGGCCCTGGAGGGAGCGTCTCCCCTGAGCCTGAAACAGGAAAGGTGTAACAAGTAATACTGGCAACCAAGCGTTTAAtaactgcattttgtgtcaCACGTTTTTTATGAGAATTTACATGCAAAAAaatactgggaaccaagcaatcggcccgttccgaACAGGCACGTGCtccaaacgggcactgcactagtgcTTAGAATGACACAAAAAAGTATGACTTGCAGTTGTTTATGTTACATGAATAAATGGACTTTTACATAAATGAATTAACACCGTAACTTAATAAAGATTAGGGTACACTCTGGGCACCACTTGATGTTAATTGTAAGGCATGGCAACCACCAATGTGAACAAAACTTACTTCATATTTATACatagatttatttcagttagttatatattcatttatatttcatatttgaGTATCCCCCACTCAAAAGTACAAACGTATTCTAATAGATTTGTGTTATTTTGGTTATTACCACGGGTCTTAAATTCAGTTCCAGTTAGCAATATGAAAGGTCTTTGATTTTTGTGTGtaacatttgtcttttttttgtccctTAAATGTCGACAGGTGTGTGGGCACAACTTTGATGCAGGGGAGCTGGGCCCCAGCACCATAGTGGGCAGCGCAGCCTACAATATGTTTGTGATaattggtctgtgtgtgtgggtgatccCAAACGATGAGTCTCGCCACATCAAACACCTGAGAGTGTTTTTTATAACGGCTTTCTGGAGTATTTTTGCCTACATTTGGCTCTACCTCATACTGGCTGTCATCTCACCTGGGATTGTAGAGGTGTGTTTCCCACTGACTGCATATAAATGTGTTTCTAACAAATCAAGTGAATAAATGATGTAATGCTCATATTGCCTGTATCGCCAGGTGTGGGAGGCCATAGTGACACTGCTTTATTTCCCGGTGTGTGTGATCTTGGCTTGGATCGCTGACCGTCGCCTACTCTTCTACAAATACATGCACAAGCGTTACCGTGCTGACAAGAGGCACGGCATCGTGGTCGAAATGGAAGGTGACCTCGAGGCCAAAGGCATTGACGTGATCATGGATGGAAAGTTGTCAGACGCCAGCTCATGCCCTGGAAACTCCTCCAGTGTGACAGTCTCCGTGCAGACAGGCAATGAACTAGACCAGAACAACGACGAGGTAAGACAAGTGGCTCAGGGAGAGATGCTGCTGTAGGCACACATTGCAAGACTGAAGATTAAATGGTGTGAAATCATAGCTTATTTTTCCTTTAATGTCAGGTTTGGCGTCTATTTTGTATTTAGAGCTTTTAAATTATATCATTGTTGTTGTTCAACTCAAATTTGCGTGTGTATTTTCTCAAACATGAAAGAGGAAATtctcacccagtagagcgtgcatccctgtgtgtcatcctctctctgtccccactttcctgtctatctGCACCATCcaataaaaatgcatttaaaaaaataacaaaggcAGAAGGAACGCAAGAAAGCTACTAGCAGGGGAACATGCCCACTGGTGGATGATGTTTTACTAACTTTTAAGCTACTTAATGGAAATTTAAGGGCAATATTAGGTTTCCTGGAGCTATTAGGATTCAATCCCAGCAGGAGTCTGAGTGGCAGGAGTGCAGACAGCAGGAGTCTTTAACAGCAGGAAGTTGATCGGTAGGAGGCTGAGCATTAGGACTATCCAAAGTTTTTCTTTATAAAGATCCCTGCATTAGTCTGCAAGTCGCACTTCAGAAAAGTTTTATCCCAAGAAAGACCAATACTTTTGCCATTATAAACTAAGCCATGTCTTCTCATTCTGCCGCCGAATCCCACCAAACCCTCTGCAGGACCACACTGCGCACCCAGCCTGTGTAGTCACAACTTAAAACGTCTTGGCACTGGAGCAGTTTGTGTTTTCAAGAGCATTTTTTACGGAACATTTTGTTATACATATTTATGAATATGGTGTGTTATTTTACAACCGGTTTCCTCTCTTGGATAGGTGGTCCGCATCCTGAAAGACCTGAAGGAGAAACACCCAGATAAAGACCTGGACCAGCTGATTGAGATGGCCAACTACTCTTCCCTGGTCCACCAAAAGAAGAGCCGTGCCTTCTACCGTGTCCAGGCGACACGCATGCTGATCGGTGCCGGCAACATATTGAAGAAACATGCTGCTGATCACTCACGTCGCACAGCAGGCCAGGACACTGACAAGGCCACATGCTCGCACATTTGTTTTGAAAGTGCCCAGTACCAGTGCACAGAGAACTGCGGCTCTCTGAGCCTCGGGGTGATCCTCGAGGGGGGCACAGGCCAGAACACTTTCTATGTGGACTACTGTACAGAAAATGGCTCTGCCAATGCTGGGGCAGACTATGAATTCAGTAAGGGGACCCTGGTGTTTAAGCCAGGGGAGAGCCACAAAGAGATCAAGGTGAGCAAGGGGAAAAGAGgactgtatacatatatatatatatatatatataatacaaacTCTAAAATAGTAGTTTCAAGTTATGTTCCAACTAATGTTTCAGGGTTTTATATCAATGGTTGTGGTACAGAGATAGAGTGCATTTAagtcaccacacagcagcttttaggcatttttctgttgtttgctatcAGACGGAATAGACGAGGAGCAAACCTTCAcacaatacaagtcaatggagagcaGAGAGTTGTTGCCCCTCTGGTGGCCGTGGCTTTGAGAGTGTGACGCAGGGCACTCTGTctctatagacctttttcacggcatatatgttgacatgtcatagtaggaaaagcacaggtgtattcaaaaccattactgatggctgcattccacttaggagaggtcctggtattgtgcatgctgactcactgaaatatcttactgggacactagatggaattgagccatcgttaaggttatcaatttcagctgtgcttttcctactatgacaagtcaaaatgtctgctgtgaaaaaggtcaatAGCGTGTGTCTGCATCCACACTGTTATGGCTTTATGCTTGCATGAGGAGAGTGACCTTACAATACTCTGTGCTCTCCAGGTGGGCATCTTGGATGATGACGTCTTTGAGGAGGACGAGCACTTCTTTGTGCGTCTTCAGAACCTGAGGTTAGAAGAAGGTGGAAATGAAGGGGCAGGAACTCCCCCAAAGGGTCGGCTAGTGGAGCCACTGGTAGCCACCATCACTATCTTGGACGATGACCATGCTGGCATCTTCACTTTTGGCCAGCGTGTGCTGCGGGTGAGTGAGAGCACAGGCACGCTGACggtgacagtggtgaggaactCGGGCTCCAGGGGCACCGTCGCCGTGCCCTACCATACTGAGGATGGAAGTGCAAAGGCTGGTGTGGACTACGAGGAGGCCAGAGGGGAGCTGGAATTCACCAATGAAAAGACTAGGTGAGGCCCAGTCAGCAACCAGAGGCAATGACTGCGAGAGCCACAGAGTCTAATGGGTGTATTTCCATTTGAACATCAATCTATTCTTTTCCGGGAAGGAGGCAGCGCCAGACATTGCGACTAACGAGGTCGCATCTTCCTactcttcaacatactatacattaaAACATGGCACTTTTACCTAGAACCCTCAAACAAATCGTTTTTTAAAGATAAGGCTGGCGATATTCTATATAAGTCCATGAAGGCCAAAACCAACAATATTAGTCAGTCTCTCAAAACTTCTACTCAAGGCTTCCCTTCTCTGTATTCACACTATTTATGCTACTTTGGCCCATTAGTGTTTAGGAAACAGGCGTCTGACCCTCACTGAAAGATAAGCAGGTGGAGAAAGTCCAATTAGACAGAATGACGAGGCGACTTGACACCTGAAGATTATCCCGAACCCGATCAGGTGTGGGAACCTCCAGTCACCCCATTTAAACTGACAGATCCTTTTCCCATTAACTTTTCAGATTATATAAACTGTGTTTGCACATGGACTAATTGTACACTTAGTGAAGGACTCTGCTGTGACATGCTGCAACCATTATGCCATTTTTACATGTATACTCTTCTTCCAAGTTGTCAAGAATTAATCGAAATATTCCACAAATTAACCACACCGATATTGATTAACCAGGGTGTTGTTGTTATGCTTCAAGTCATTTAGTGTAGCGCTATTTCTTTGTCCTACTGAGGAGCAAAAGCACACTGTTTAAGCATGAATTATTTAAAGGTCCATTGCGATTAATTATTTAGGTCACTTCAATTTGCGATGTGATTTAGATGGAACAAATGTTTAAGATGTGGAGGTATTGTGTATTCAGTAATTCTTTGTTGTAGatataaaactgtgtgtgtgtgtgtgtgtgtgtgtgtgtgtgtgtgtgtgtgtgtgtgtgtgtgtgtgtgtgtgtctccatctcCAGTCAGACCTTACAGGTGCGCATTATAAATGTGGAGGAGTACGAGAAGCAGGAAAACTTCTTCATTGTGCTAAAGGACCCCAAATGGCTGAAGAGAGGAATCTCGGGTAAGTGTGTAAGCATTTGAAATGTCACCATTAATGTCTAAGTGACATGTGGCTTTTAATGGTTATGGTAATGAGGTAGTTAGGGCTGTGAAATTGTAATCGCTCATTGTCatcgagaaaaacaaaaaaaaaatgcatgttaCGTTATGCAGGTACTTATTTTGTCTCGTGTtcggaatgaaaaaaaaagttcaacaggaaaagtatgaagggaaatttcacagttcaagatgttttcactgttgatttgtttaactgtttcactttcattttaagttgaataaatgcaacattttccCAAAAGTCGATGAgcaatcgtgttaaataatcatgatttcaatattgaccaaaataatcgtgatcaggattttttccataatcaagcagccctaGAAGTAAGG from Sander lucioperca isolate FBNREF2018 chromosome 13, SLUC_FBN_1.2, whole genome shotgun sequence encodes:
- the slc8a2a gene encoding sodium/calcium exchanger 2a isoform X1 → MGAPPVHLSPLLLLSFLLLAQPCTSITPQVVERASASEQPQSLANSTGSGKRTCPGVVVCRPGILLPVWLPLNPPLGEQTGRALVYFICLMYIFMGISIIADRFMASIEVITSQEKEVTITKPNGETTVTTVRVWNETVSNLTLMALGSSAPEILLSVIEVCGHNFDAGELGPSTIVGSAAYNMFVIIGLCVWVIPNDESRHIKHLRVFFITAFWSIFAYIWLYLILAVISPGIVEVWEAIVTLLYFPVCVILAWIADRRLLFYKYMHKRYRADKRHGIVVEMEGDLEAKGIDVIMDGKLSDASSCPGNSSSVTVSVQTGNELDQNNDEVVRILKDLKEKHPDKDLDQLIEMANYSSLVHQKKSRAFYRVQATRMLIGAGNILKKHAADHSRRTAGQDTDKATCSHICFESAQYQCTENCGSLSLGVILEGGTGQNTFYVDYCTENGSANAGADYEFSKGTLVFKPGESHKEIKVGILDDDVFEEDEHFFVRLQNLRLEEGGNEGAGTPPKGRLVEPLVATITILDDDHAGIFTFGQRVLRVSESTGTLTVTVVRNSGSRGTVAVPYHTEDGSAKAGVDYEEARGELEFTNEKTSQTLQVRIINVEEYEKQENFFIVLKDPKWLKRGISALLLNQGHPTPEEEEARRIAEMGKPILGEHSRLEVIIEESSEFKNTVDKLLKHTNLAVVLGTHSWREQFIEAVTVSAGNGDEEEGQEQRMPNCFDYFMHITCIFWKILFACVPPTEYWNGWACFMVSISVIGFLTAIVGDLASHFGCTVGLRDTVTAVVFVALGTSLPDTFASKVAATQDQYADACVGNVTGSNAVNVFLGIGVAWSVAAVYWQVKGKVFRVDPGSLAFSVTLFTIFAFIAMGVLMVRRRPSIGGELGGPRIPRVLTSLFLCGLWFLYILFSSLEAYCHIQGF
- the slc8a2a gene encoding sodium/calcium exchanger 2a isoform X2; the protein is MGAPPVHLSPLLLLSFLLLAQPCTSITPQVVERASASEQPQSLANSTGSGKRTCPGVVVCRPGILLPVWLPLNPPLGEQTGRALVYFICLMYIFMGISIIADRFMASIEVITSQEKEVTITKPNGETTVTTVRVWNETVSNLTLMALGSSAPEILLSVIEVCGHNFDAGELGPSTIVGSAAYNMFVIIGLCVWVIPNDESRHIKHLRVFFITAFWSIFAYIWLYLILAVISPGIVEVWEAIVTLLYFPVCVILAWIADRRLLFYKYMHKRYRADKRHGIVVEMEGDLEAKGIDVIMDGKLSDASSCPGNSSSVTVSVQTGNELDQNNDEVVRILKDLKEKHPDKDLDQLIEMANYSSLVHQKKSRAFYRVQATRMLIGAGNILKKHAADHSRRTAGQDTDKATCSHICFESAQYQCTENCGSLSLGVILEGGTGQNTFYVDYCTENGSANAGADYEFSKGTLVFKPGESHKEIKVGILDDDVFEEDEHFFVRLQNLRLEEGGNEGAGTPPKGRLVEPLVATITILDDDHAGIFTFGQRVLRVSESTGTLTVTVVRNSGSRGTVAVPYHTEDGSAKAGVDYEEARGELEFTNEKTSQTLQVRIINVEEYEKQENFFIVLKDPKWLKRGISGHPTPEEEEARRIAEMGKPILGEHSRLEVIIEESSEFKNTVDKLLKHTNLAVVLGTHSWREQFIEAVTVSAGNGDEEEGQEQRMPNCFDYFMHITCIFWKILFACVPPTEYWNGWACFMVSISVIGFLTAIVGDLASHFGCTVGLRDTVTAVVFVALGTSLPDTFASKVAATQDQYADACVGNVTGSNAVNVFLGIGVAWSVAAVYWQVKGKVFRVDPGSLAFSVTLFTIFAFIAMGVLMVRRRPSIGGELGGPRIPRVLTSLFLCGLWFLYILFSSLEAYCHIQGF
- the slc8a2a gene encoding sodium/calcium exchanger 2a isoform X4; the protein is MGAPPVHLSPLLLLSFLLLAQPCTSITPQVVERASASEQPQSLANSTGSGKRTCPGVVVCRPGILLPVWLPLNPPLGEQTGRALVYFICLMYIFMGISIIADRFMASIEVITSQEKEVTITKPNGETTVTTVRVWNETVSNLTLMALGSSAPEILLSVIEVCGHNFDAGELGPSTIVGSAAYNMFVIIGLCVWVIPNDESRHIKHLRVFFITAFWSIFAYIWLYLILAVISPGIVEVWEAIVTLLYFPVCVILAWIADRRLLFYKYMHKRYRADKRHGIVVEMEGDLEAKGIDVIMDGKLSDASSCPGNSSSVTVSVQTGNELDQNNDEVVRILKDLKEKHPDKDLDQLIEMANYSSLVHQKKSRAFYRVQATRMLIGAGNILKKHAADHSRRTAGQDTDKATCSHICFESAQYQCTENCGSLSLGVILEGGTGQNTFYVDYCTENGSANAGADYEFSKGTLVFKPGESHKEIKVGILDDDVFEEDEHFFVRLQNLRLEEGGNEGAGTPPKGRLVEPLVATITILDDDHAGIFTFGQRVLRVSESTGTLTVTVVRNSGSRGTVAVPYHTEDGSAKAGVDYEEARGELEFTNEKTSQTLQVRIINVEEYEKQENFFIVLKDPKWLKRGISGHPTPEEEEARRIAEMGKPILGEHSRLEVIIEESSEFKNTVDKLLKHTNLAVVLGTHSWREQFIEAVTVSAAIVGDLASHFGCTVGLRDTVTAVVFVALGTSLPDTFASKVAATQDQYADACVGNVTGSNAVNVFLGIGVAWSVAAVYWQVKGKVFRVDPGSLAFSVTLFTIFAFIAMGVLMVRRRPSIGGELGGPRIPRVLTSLFLCGLWFLYILFSSLEAYCHIQGF
- the slc8a2a gene encoding sodium/calcium exchanger 2a isoform X3, translated to MGAPPVHLSPLLLLSFLLLAQPCTSITPQVVERASASEQPQSLANSTGSGKRTCPGVVVCRPGILLPVWLPLNPPLGEQTGRALVYFICLMYIFMGISIIADRFMASIEVITSQEKEVTITKPNGETTVTTVRVWNETVSNLTLMALGSSAPEILLSVIEVCGHNFDAGELGPSTIVGSAAYNMFVIIGLCVWVIPNDESRHIKHLRVFFITAFWSIFAYIWLYLILAVISPGIVEVWEAIVTLLYFPVCVILAWIADRRLLFYKYMHKRYRADKRHGIVVEMEGDLEAKGIDVIMDGKLSDASSCPGNSSSVTVSVQTGNELDQNNDEVVRILKDLKEKHPDKDLDQLIEMANYSSLVHQKKSRAFYRVQATRMLIGAGNILKKHAADHSRRTAGQDTDKATCSHICFESAQYQCTENCGSLSLGVILEGGTGQNTFYVDYCTENGSANAGADYEFSKGTLVFKPGESHKEIKVGILDDDVFEEDEHFFVRLQNLRLEEGGNEGAGTPPKGRLVEPLVATITILDDDHAGIFTFGQRVLRVSESTGTLTVTVVRNSGSRGTVAVPYHTEDGSAKAGVDYEEARGELEFTNEKTSQTLQVRIINVEEYEKQENFFIVLKDPKWLKRGISALLLNQGHPTPEEEEARRIAEMGKPILGEHSRLEVIIEESSEFKNTVDKLLKHTNLAVVLGTHSWREQFIEAVTVSAAIVGDLASHFGCTVGLRDTVTAVVFVALGTSLPDTFASKVAATQDQYADACVGNVTGSNAVNVFLGIGVAWSVAAVYWQVKGKVFRVDPGSLAFSVTLFTIFAFIAMGVLMVRRRPSIGGELGGPRIPRVLTSLFLCGLWFLYILFSSLEAYCHIQGF